The following proteins come from a genomic window of Nostoc sp. TCL26-01:
- the crtO gene encoding beta-carotene ketolase CrtO, producing the protein MQEYDVVIIGAGHNGLVCAAYLLKAGYNVLLLEKRSVPGGAATTEECLPKEAPGFKFNLCAIDHEFIHLGPVVEELELEKYGLEYLECDPVVFCPHPDGKYFLAHKSLEKTCAEIARYSDRDARKYAEFTDYWQRAIGAMIPMFNAPPKSVIDILGNYDITKFKDLFSVIGSPNKTLDFVRNMMTSAEDLLNEWFDSEFLKAPLARLASELGAPPSQKTLAIGAIMMAMRHNPGMARPRGGTGALVKALVNLVTSKGGVILTDQHVEKVLIDDGKAVGVRVAGGQEYRAKYGVISNIDAKRLFLQMTDKSDIDAADSDLWERLERRIVNNNETILKIDLALDEPLRFPYHAHKDEYLIGSILIADSVAHVEQAHSKCTLGEIPDADPSMYVVMPSALDPTLAPAGKHTLWIEFFAPYQIAGAEGTGLKGTGWTDELKNQVADKVIDKLASYAPNVKTATIARRVESPAELGERLGAYKGNYYHIDMSLDQMVFFRPLPEIANYKTPIENLFLTGAGTHPGGSISGMPGRNCARVFLQTKHPITQTLKDARDSIKSTVGSVLGLI; encoded by the coding sequence AAAGAAGCCCCCGGATTTAAATTTAACTTGTGTGCAATTGACCATGAATTTATTCACCTGGGGCCAGTAGTAGAAGAATTAGAACTAGAAAAATACGGCTTAGAATATCTAGAGTGTGACCCAGTTGTCTTCTGTCCTCATCCTGATGGCAAATATTTCTTAGCCCATAAATCCCTAGAAAAGACTTGTGCCGAAATCGCTCGTTATAGCGATCGCGATGCCAGAAAATATGCAGAATTTACCGACTACTGGCAACGGGCAATAGGTGCAATGATTCCTATGTTCAATGCCCCACCCAAATCAGTTATAGATATCCTGGGTAACTACGACATTACCAAATTCAAAGATTTATTTTCCGTCATTGGTTCCCCCAACAAAACCCTAGATTTTGTCCGCAACATGATGACTAGTGCGGAAGATTTACTTAACGAATGGTTTGACTCGGAATTTCTCAAAGCACCCCTAGCCAGACTAGCATCAGAACTCGGTGCGCCACCATCACAAAAAACTCTAGCGATTGGGGCAATTATGATGGCAATGCGTCACAATCCTGGTATGGCTCGACCTCGTGGTGGTACAGGCGCATTAGTCAAAGCTTTAGTTAACCTCGTTACCAGCAAAGGCGGCGTTATTCTCACAGACCAGCACGTTGAGAAAGTTCTAATTGATGATGGTAAAGCTGTCGGTGTAAGGGTAGCTGGTGGTCAAGAATATCGAGCTAAATATGGGGTGATTTCTAACATCGATGCTAAACGTTTGTTTTTACAAATGACCGATAAAAGCGATATCGATGCAGCTGACTCTGACTTGTGGGAACGCTTAGAACGCCGTATTGTTAACAACAATGAAACCATCCTCAAGATAGATTTGGCATTAGATGAACCCCTGCGTTTTCCCTATCATGCTCACAAAGACGAATACTTAATTGGTTCGATTTTAATTGCTGATTCCGTTGCTCATGTGGAACAAGCCCATAGTAAATGTACCTTGGGTGAGATTCCTGATGCTGATCCATCTATGTATGTTGTCATGCCCAGCGCTCTCGATCCCACATTAGCACCCGCAGGCAAACATACACTGTGGATTGAGTTTTTTGCCCCTTATCAAATTGCTGGTGCTGAAGGTACAGGTTTGAAAGGGACTGGTTGGACGGATGAATTGAAAAATCAAGTTGCTGACAAAGTGATAGATAAATTAGCCAGCTATGCACCCAATGTCAAGACCGCAACTATTGCCCGTCGGGTAGAAAGTCCAGCCGAATTAGGTGAAAGATTAGGCGCATATAAAGGTAATTACTACCACATTGATATGAGCTTAGATCAAATGGTGTTTTTCCGTCCCCTGCCAGAAATTGCCAATTACAAAACCCCCATTGAAAACTTATTTCTCACCGGTGCGGGAACTCATCCCGGTGGTTCAATTTCGGGAATGCCAGGACGCAATTGCGCGCGAGTATTCTTGCAAACCAAGCATCCAATTACTCAAACTTTGAAAGATGCTAGAGATTCGATTAAATCAACTGTTGGATCAGTGTTAGGACTGATTTAG
- a CDS encoding class II glutamine amidotransferase yields the protein MCQLLGMNCNVPTDICFSFEGFSARGGRTDHHSDGWGIAFFEGNGCRIFLDDKPSIDSPIADFVRCYPIHSTHVIAHIRKATQGEVALENCHPFRRELWGRYWVFAHNGNLPDFQHKSQGFYQAVGNTDSEKAFCLMLETLRQNFPDGKPSLARLYPVLQKVTAQLASIGVFNYLLSDGEHFFTHCSTNLNYIVRQAPFAAAHLIDQDMTVDFRELTTPRDRVAVIATTPLTDNEVWTPIQPGELLVFQDGLPLQHE from the coding sequence ATGTGTCAACTGCTGGGAATGAATTGCAATGTTCCGACGGATATCTGCTTTTCCTTTGAAGGGTTTTCCGCTAGGGGAGGCAGAACAGATCATCATAGTGATGGTTGGGGTATTGCTTTCTTTGAAGGAAACGGATGTCGGATATTTTTAGATGATAAACCCTCTATTGATTCTCCTATAGCGGATTTTGTGCGTTGCTATCCCATCCACTCGACCCATGTCATTGCCCATATTCGTAAAGCTACCCAAGGTGAAGTGGCTTTAGAAAATTGCCATCCTTTTCGTCGAGAATTATGGGGACGGTATTGGGTATTTGCTCACAACGGTAATTTGCCAGATTTTCAACATAAAAGTCAGGGTTTTTATCAAGCAGTAGGTAATACCGATAGTGAAAAAGCATTTTGTCTGATGCTGGAAACTTTGCGACAAAACTTTCCTGACGGTAAACCAAGTTTAGCAAGGTTGTATCCTGTACTGCAAAAAGTAACCGCACAATTAGCATCAATCGGTGTTTTCAATTACTTACTCTCAGACGGAGAACATTTTTTTACCCACTGCTCAACCAATCTCAACTATATAGTTCGTCAAGCACCTTTTGCAGCTGCTCACCTGATTGATCAGGATATGACTGTAGATTTTCGGGAGTTAACAACACCACGCGATCGCGTGGCTGTGATTGCTACTACTCCCCTCACAGATAATGAAGTCTGGACACCAATTCAACCAGGTGAACTATTGGTTTTTCAGGATGGTTTACCACTCCAGCATGAGTGA
- a CDS encoding putative quinol monooxygenase, producing the protein MTTQTVRVVARVVALPDKVGELKAVLLELIEPTRKEAGAIKYELLQNQSDPTDFTFVEEWASAEALDAHLDSPHLQAVGAKLVGLVANEPDIRRYEVLA; encoded by the coding sequence ATGACTACTCAAACTGTGCGTGTTGTTGCTCGTGTCGTAGCTTTACCCGACAAAGTAGGAGAACTGAAAGCTGTATTATTAGAACTAATTGAACCGACTAGAAAAGAAGCTGGTGCAATTAAGTATGAACTTCTACAAAATCAGTCAGATCCTACAGATTTTACATTTGTTGAGGAATGGGCATCTGCTGAAGCGTTGGATGCTCATTTAGATTCGCCCCATTTGCAAGCAGTAGGAGCAAAATTGGTGGGATTGGTGGCTAATGAACCAGATATTCGTCGTTACGAGGTTTTGGCTTAA
- a CDS encoding peptidoglycan-binding protein produces the protein MVLVKEITAGSTIAVRGLDLQLFWQLNQLAPNSLVTIADLNINKGDGLFPYCQLPARNALKSVLTAYGKPLTINSAYRSVIAQAMLYSQKQRGLIDNLVGYPGKSDHQKGASLDIEEWPEVRTLMTSHGWRWTYGNKDAMHFDCTSDDIRDIRPDSIKAFQKLWNKANPNNQIAEDGDLGEQTLKCIYNSPSEGFSNVGYPRVLKLTTPSQQGKDVGELQLALRKAGIPLEQANQVFDQETDKAVKAFQESKGLSADGVVGQQTRTLLELN, from the coding sequence ATGGTTTTAGTTAAAGAGATCACGGCAGGTAGTACAATTGCAGTCCGAGGATTAGATTTGCAGCTTTTTTGGCAATTAAATCAATTAGCTCCTAATTCATTAGTCACTATTGCTGACTTAAATATTAACAAAGGTGATGGGCTGTTTCCTTACTGTCAACTTCCAGCACGGAATGCTTTAAAATCAGTATTAACAGCTTACGGTAAACCTTTGACTATCAATAGTGCCTACCGTTCTGTGATTGCTCAAGCAATGCTGTATAGCCAAAAACAGAGGGGATTAATTGATAATCTCGTAGGATATCCGGGAAAATCAGACCATCAAAAAGGTGCGTCTTTAGACATCGAAGAATGGCCAGAGGTGAGAACTCTAATGACCAGTCATGGATGGCGATGGACTTATGGTAATAAAGATGCCATGCACTTTGATTGCACATCTGATGATATTAGAGATATTCGCCCTGATTCTATCAAAGCTTTTCAAAAACTTTGGAACAAAGCAAATCCCAATAACCAAATTGCTGAAGATGGGGATTTAGGAGAACAAACCTTAAAATGTATTTATAATTCTCCATCTGAAGGATTCTCAAATGTGGGATATCCTAGAGTTTTGAAGTTAACAACACCATCACAACAAGGGAAAGATGTTGGTGAGTTACAGTTAGCTTTGAGAAAAGCGGGTATTCCATTAGAACAAGCTAATCAGGTATTTGATCAAGAAACAGACAAAGCTGTTAAGGCTTTTCAAGAGTCAAAAGGGTTATCAGCAGATGGGGTCGTAGGTCAACAAACTAGAACCCTTTTAGAGTTAAATTAG